A region from the Polaribacter sp. Hel1_33_78 genome encodes:
- a CDS encoding HEAT repeat domain-containing protein, with the protein MTIVLTLGFIISTIVLVITIYVIRRNYNRIQKKLKKNVPEIKTLFEEVLFFDKKFSEKEIFDKFENIVGEVNKETIDIGIGILIEFKNKEKKSEKYPLIIDALNIVGHLEKKFDSRSNSEKMNAFQEAFVLNLNKFDAKILVYAYSKNKRIRREARNSYLALSMNDPYRFFDEIEGSLSKWDEIELMQYLKLQNKRGNLEGLGKWINYSKNDSLVVFLIKMVGFFKQKGIDEILLEKLDDTNAEVRAEAILTLGALQIKDTEQTLIDRYYTEPEICQVAIVKTIRKFNTGKSLKFLQEIFHESNNTDTKKIIAEGILNYSYEGKIAFQNLKNSLKDFDLTILNHVETPLIKFK; encoded by the coding sequence ATGACAATTGTATTAACATTGGGTTTTATAATTTCAACAATTGTTTTAGTAATAACAATTTATGTAATTAGGAGAAATTATAATAGAATTCAAAAGAAACTTAAAAAGAATGTTCCTGAAATAAAGACTTTGTTTGAAGAAGTATTATTTTTCGATAAGAAATTCTCAGAGAAAGAAATATTTGATAAGTTTGAAAATATTGTAGGAGAAGTAAATAAGGAAACTATAGATATTGGTATTGGTATTTTAATAGAATTTAAGAATAAAGAAAAAAAATCAGAAAAATATCCTTTAATAATAGATGCATTAAATATTGTAGGACATTTAGAGAAAAAATTTGATTCTCGATCGAATAGTGAAAAAATGAATGCCTTTCAAGAAGCTTTCGTTTTAAATTTAAATAAATTCGATGCTAAAATACTGGTCTATGCCTACAGTAAAAATAAAAGGATTAGAAGAGAGGCACGAAATTCATATCTAGCTTTAAGTATGAATGATCCATATCGTTTTTTTGATGAGATTGAAGGTTCCCTTTCAAAATGGGATGAGATTGAATTAATGCAATATCTTAAACTTCAAAATAAAAGAGGGAACTTAGAGGGTTTAGGGAAGTGGATAAATTATTCTAAAAATGACTCTTTAGTGGTTTTTTTAATAAAAATGGTTGGTTTTTTTAAGCAAAAAGGTATCGATGAAATTTTATTAGAAAAATTAGACGATACAAATGCTGAAGTGAGAGCAGAAGCTATATTAACTTTAGGAGCATTACAGATCAAAGATACAGAGCAAACACTTATTGACAGATATTATACAGAACCAGAAATTTGTCAAGTAGCAATCGTAAAAACAATAAGAAAATTTAATACTGGTAAATCTTTAAAATTTTTACAAGAAATATTTCATGAATCAAATAACACAGATACAAAAAAGATTATTGCTGAAGGAATTCTAAATTATAGTTATGAAGGAAAAATAGCTTTTCAAAATTTAAAGAATTCATTGAAAGATTTCGATCTTACAATTTTAAACCATGTTGAAACCCCTCTAATTAAGTTTAAATAA
- a CDS encoding glycosyltransferase: MFEIFVKVYEYFIFFYATALIFSYLILAVFSYISITKYKNYNTDIDDEELLSSKLAPGISVIAPAYNEEKTIIINVKSLLTLNYPLFEVIIVNDGSKDKTLDLLIEEFDLVEAPFAYVEKIKTQPYKRTFKSQNPKYEILTVIDKENGGTKADAFNAGLNASVFPYYLNTDVDCILARNTLTKMIKPILNSKVTVIAVGATLRMSNNCEIEEGIITRVRPPKALIPRFQELEYIRSYLLGKMGWELINSVPNVSGGLGMFNKEIAIKAGGYGADSHAEDMDMLTRMAAYMMNNKMEYKIGYIPLSCCWTEGPPNIKILRAQRKRWASGLAQMFYDHRKILFNPSYKRLGLITFPYIFLFEFLAPIIETFGLIFAVFLIITGYVNWNFAPLVFVYSYTFAIMISSIVIIWDQMTFKYYNTTREVLTLFITAFLEPLFYHWMIMLFSIEGYFSYFTSGELAWGTMTRQGFDTAEERKEEKKKNKDNINDGNNPNNNKKENKSSIFENLNMKKETDDFKPFKT, from the coding sequence ATGTTTGAAATTTTCGTAAAAGTTTATGAATATTTTATTTTCTTCTATGCTACTGCATTAATTTTTAGCTACCTTATTTTAGCTGTATTTTCATATATATCCATCACAAAATATAAAAACTATAATACAGATATTGATGATGAAGAGTTATTAAGTTCAAAATTAGCTCCTGGTATTTCAGTAATTGCACCTGCATATAATGAAGAAAAAACAATTATTATAAATGTAAAATCTCTATTAACCCTAAACTATCCTCTTTTTGAGGTAATTATTGTAAATGATGGTAGTAAAGATAAAACCCTAGATCTTTTAATTGAAGAATTTGATTTGGTTGAAGCTCCTTTTGCCTATGTTGAAAAAATTAAAACTCAACCCTACAAGAGAACTTTTAAATCTCAAAACCCTAAGTATGAAATTTTAACCGTCATTGATAAAGAAAATGGTGGCACAAAAGCAGATGCCTTTAATGCGGGATTAAATGCATCAGTATTTCCATATTACTTAAACACAGATGTAGATTGTATTCTTGCTAGAAATACACTAACTAAAATGATTAAACCCATTTTAAACTCTAAGGTAACTGTAATTGCTGTTGGCGCCACTTTAAGAATGTCTAATAATTGTGAAATTGAAGAAGGTATTATTACACGTGTAAGACCTCCAAAAGCATTAATACCACGTTTTCAAGAACTAGAATATATTAGATCTTACCTTCTAGGAAAAATGGGGTGGGAATTGATCAATTCGGTACCAAATGTATCTGGTGGATTAGGTATGTTTAATAAAGAGATTGCTATTAAAGCAGGTGGTTATGGTGCAGATTCTCATGCTGAAGATATGGATATGCTAACAAGGATGGCTGCTTACATGATGAATAATAAAATGGAATATAAAATTGGATATATTCCTCTTTCTTGCTGTTGGACAGAGGGTCCTCCTAATATTAAAATATTACGTGCCCAACGCAAAAGATGGGCCAGTGGGTTAGCCCAAATGTTTTATGATCATAGAAAAATTCTATTTAACCCAAGTTATAAAAGATTAGGGTTAATAACGTTTCCTTACATCTTCCTTTTTGAGTTTTTGGCACCAATTATTGAAACTTTTGGTCTTATTTTTGCAGTTTTCTTAATTATTACAGGTTATGTAAATTGGAACTTTGCTCCTTTAGTTTTTGTATACTCTTATACTTTTGCGATTATGATTTCGTCTATAGTAATTATTTGGGATCAAATGACTTTCAAGTATTACAATACAACTAGAGAAGTTTTAACGTTATTTATTACCGCTTTTTTAGAACCCCTTTTTTATCATTGGATGATTATGTTGTTTTCTATTGAAGGATATTTTAGTTATTTTACCTCAGGAGAGCTTGCTTGGGGAACCATGACTAGACAAGGTTTTGATACCGCTGAAGAGAGAAAAGAAGAAAAGAAGAAAAATAAAGACAACATAAATGATGGAAATAACCCGAATAACAATAAAAAAGAAAACAAATCTAGTATTTTCGAAAATTTAAATATGAAAAAAGAAACAGATGATTTTAAACCTTTTAAAACATAA
- a CDS encoding tetratricopeptide repeat protein → MKTNKFIYIFVAIVLSQLNMAAQVYNSSDLYFKEAKNDIANKNFTKAAKMSWRGLKISPNDLDLKTLLGKANLELGRYDTARYVLKQVYLKNRKNIDILKYLVNIEQATNRYSDAICFVNELLEITPYARGWWMRKITIYKEMGNFEEAERALQRLYQLYPNDTEIKEQFNYIRLDDASEAFKEKNYDNANEIYKTIIDENPSNKEAYLGIIRNELLKGNPDAALQYTNRSLLEMPNDRELIEKKIGLLEELGRHAQAISYIKEKVDKNAFKDIHSRTLPYLLQQSAGFNEYNDAYEVNKKLVELNGNSESQDYVIKNSLGKGYDLDAEYFIKKAIKKNPNNKKLLIQEMELYKPIKDKERFEKKVLENHEKFPNDTDITFQYNKIMYDRAKVHVTNKQYDLALPIFTELASSPDFIKESEQQIFGIFLALERYDEATDQIDKLIGLDSENPDHLLRKSTLYQKMELFDDALNITRDLEQKYPLSLKYPSVYVSQVEAYATFLMKEQRYRKVLPVLEDGLTRENNNKRLLDMAINASSAIPDYPKGINYSLSALSFYPKNKNFKLKLTDLYTQNKEFDKALTILDTLKKTYVYDRKIKNAEAEILFFRARNQEERGLVDEALTNYDSAYALNPKDEGSLMRMINLHINQKPYDESLEFINKKIKKSPNDNFLKYKKGVVFEMQQKFDSAYYYQKFRKIDNPYEQIEWNTTLETIKAENLKNEIAVSYLNATSDSVAYNTSLASINYSRIDGKNTYGADMNYAARRSGVGVQIGVNLARIFNETLYGDAGILLGSKFFPKFKLYANAYKGLNNGYEAQVGISYDRLQNDQNYFTLKLGVARTWEDIWVNARLSLMNTSPTFFERDPDSGEILTEPGPTDPDGNATIQNKTYSESLFYTNFMVQARINVNARKDYFSIIASGGSAPFDQQLEFQSNTFLNFTNVMIGAGYKYNMTPRTAILVDGTWINFQSNQNTIFNNTDNTIEVFNAVYTNQYNLSFTLITHF, encoded by the coding sequence ATGAAAACAAATAAGTTTATTTACATTTTTGTTGCAATTGTTTTATCGCAATTAAATATGGCTGCTCAAGTTTATAATTCTTCGGATTTATACTTTAAAGAAGCAAAAAATGATATTGCAAATAAAAATTTCACCAAAGCTGCAAAAATGAGCTGGAGAGGTTTAAAAATATCTCCGAACGACTTAGATTTAAAAACTCTTTTAGGAAAAGCCAACCTAGAATTAGGTAGATACGATACTGCAAGATATGTTTTAAAGCAAGTTTATTTAAAAAACAGAAAAAATATTGATATCTTAAAGTATTTGGTGAACATAGAACAAGCAACCAATAGATACTCCGATGCAATATGTTTTGTAAATGAATTATTAGAAATCACACCATACGCTCGAGGTTGGTGGATGCGAAAAATCACCATCTATAAAGAAATGGGGAACTTTGAAGAAGCCGAGAGGGCCTTACAAAGACTATATCAACTATACCCAAATGACACAGAAATAAAAGAACAATTTAATTATATTAGACTTGATGACGCTAGTGAAGCTTTTAAAGAGAAAAACTACGATAATGCCAATGAAATTTACAAAACAATCATAGATGAAAACCCATCTAATAAAGAGGCATATTTGGGTATTATTAGAAATGAATTGTTAAAAGGAAATCCTGATGCTGCACTGCAATACACCAATAGATCTTTATTAGAGATGCCCAATGATAGAGAATTAATAGAAAAAAAGATTGGCTTATTAGAAGAACTAGGAAGACATGCACAAGCAATTTCTTACATAAAAGAGAAAGTAGATAAAAATGCATTTAAAGACATCCATTCTAGAACTTTGCCATATTTATTGCAACAATCAGCAGGATTTAATGAATATAATGATGCCTACGAAGTAAATAAAAAGTTAGTTGAATTAAATGGTAATTCAGAGTCTCAAGACTATGTCATAAAAAATTCTTTAGGGAAAGGTTATGATTTAGATGCTGAATATTTTATAAAGAAGGCGATCAAGAAAAATCCGAATAATAAAAAATTATTAATTCAAGAAATGGAGCTTTACAAACCTATAAAAGACAAAGAAAGGTTTGAAAAAAAGGTATTAGAAAATCATGAAAAATTCCCAAATGATACTGATATTACATTTCAGTATAACAAAATAATGTATGACAGAGCAAAAGTACATGTAACCAATAAACAATACGATCTTGCTCTTCCCATTTTTACTGAATTAGCTTCATCTCCAGATTTCATAAAAGAATCTGAACAACAAATTTTTGGCATCTTTTTAGCATTAGAAAGATATGATGAAGCCACAGATCAAATAGATAAATTAATAGGTTTAGATTCTGAAAATCCAGATCATTTATTACGAAAATCTACACTTTATCAAAAAATGGAGCTCTTTGATGATGCTTTAAATATTACAAGAGATCTTGAACAAAAATACCCGTTAAGCTTAAAATATCCATCAGTTTATGTTAGTCAAGTAGAAGCCTATGCTACTTTTTTAATGAAAGAACAAAGATATCGTAAAGTATTACCCGTACTGGAAGATGGATTAACAAGAGAAAACAACAATAAGCGTTTATTAGACATGGCTATCAATGCCTCATCTGCCATTCCTGATTACCCAAAAGGCATTAATTATAGTTTAAGTGCCTTAAGTTTTTATCCTAAAAACAAAAATTTTAAGCTAAAACTAACCGACTTATACACTCAAAATAAAGAATTTGATAAAGCTTTAACTATTTTAGATACGCTAAAAAAAACGTATGTGTATGATCGAAAAATTAAAAATGCTGAAGCAGAAATTTTATTTTTTAGAGCTAGAAATCAAGAAGAAAGGGGTTTAGTCGATGAGGCGCTAACTAATTATGACTCTGCATATGCATTAAACCCGAAGGATGAAGGTTCTTTAATGAGAATGATTAATTTACATATTAATCAAAAACCTTATGATGAATCTTTAGAATTCATTAATAAAAAGATTAAAAAAAGTCCTAATGATAATTTCTTAAAATATAAAAAAGGAGTTGTTTTTGAAATGCAACAGAAGTTTGATTCTGCCTACTATTATCAAAAGTTTCGAAAAATAGATAATCCATACGAACAAATTGAATGGAATACGACTTTAGAGACCATTAAAGCAGAGAACCTAAAGAATGAAATAGCGGTTAGCTATTTAAACGCCACCTCTGATTCTGTAGCCTATAATACTTCTTTAGCAAGCATTAATTACAGCAGAATTGATGGAAAAAACACCTATGGCGCAGATATGAATTATGCGGCCAGAAGGTCTGGAGTTGGTGTTCAAATAGGCGTAAACCTTGCAAGGATTTTTAATGAAACCCTTTATGGAGACGCCGGTATTTTATTGGGTTCGAAATTCTTTCCAAAATTTAAATTGTATGCAAATGCCTATAAAGGTCTAAATAACGGATATGAAGCTCAAGTTGGAATAAGTTATGATAGATTGCAGAATGATCAAAATTATTTTACCTTAAAATTAGGAGTCGCGAGAACTTGGGAAGATATTTGGGTAAATGCTAGATTGTCTTTAATGAACACTAGTCCTACATTTTTTGAAAGAGATCCCGATTCTGGTGAAATTCTTACTGAACCCGGCCCTACTGATCCTGATGGTAACGCTACTATACAAAACAAGACCTACTCAGAAAGTCTTTTTTATACTAATTTCATGGTACAAGCAAGAATAAATGTGAATGCTAGGAAAGATTATTTTTCCATTATTGCCTCTGGTGGTAGTGCACCCTTTGACCAACAATTAGAATTTCAATCAAATACCTTTTTAAATTTCACAAACGTAATGATAGGTGCTGGTTATAAGTATAATATGACACCAAGAACAGCAATATTGGTAGATGGAACTTGGATTAATTTTCAAAGTAACCAAAACACAATCTTTAATAATACCGATAACACTATTGAGGTTTTCAACGCTGTATATACAAACCAATATAATTTATCTTTTACGCTTATTACTCATTTTTAA
- a CDS encoding DUF4838 domain-containing protein, with protein MNLKKYISIGMFFLSLFSCAQKNVILYSQKQKIYPKINIPLSADILVSNAANEFNNNFRSITGQYLNIERSNNLNKNYTYIILRVNPPQKESYCLYKKDRNITIQATTPANLVFGLNAFFKKYTSLNFKEKNKKGKENKGRIELSIPNRFSSCSSPDFEYREPYFSPNFNPDFRAWNKTNYLELEWGIWGHNISKIVKEYNLPQSIYAKVGKRRVESQYCFTSDSLFKYINEKVKIIYDSDHALDKYMILPNDNSIVCTCASCKAVGNTTKDAAPAVFTFLNKLAKNHKKSSFFTASYFTVKKIPQFKAEKNVGLFYSTIDIQKGIPIEDTQYIENFEEAIKRWKNYLEKIYIWDYAVNFDNYFDIYPSLKVTQKNLKLYKKLGVKGVFLHGSEYQYSTFQDLKSNIFSKLLWNTDINVDQAIYTYFHEKFPNKLASALTDYYSFITDSFFINKEELAIYSGINKTVKKYLNPKVFFSFYDEFDSNTERNKYDIDFRKIATALTFLKLEVMRVYGIGTYGFATINNNEEIIVKNEAGIMLDKLKSFSKSVNIKTYNELKYPIDDYIKSWKETIYKYHKRKHYFYKKPFEILSNLDEDYTNISVLNNGTFGFKDYNTNWHICSIDNLTLKIEKKHIKGSKKITFSFLQDTKHAIYYPSVIEILDTNYNLIKKLNPLVDKTDLATKEMSINLPSKFDDEQLPDTFIVKISRSNVAGKNALACDEIIFN; from the coding sequence ATGAATTTAAAAAAGTATATATCTATTGGAATGTTTTTTTTGAGTCTTTTTTCTTGTGCTCAAAAGAATGTAATCTTATACTCTCAAAAACAAAAAATATATCCTAAAATAAACATTCCTTTGTCTGCAGATATTCTTGTGAGTAATGCTGCAAATGAATTTAATAATAATTTTAGAAGTATTACAGGACAGTATTTAAATATTGAGCGAAGTAATAATTTAAATAAGAATTATACTTATATAATTTTACGAGTAAACCCTCCTCAAAAAGAGAGTTATTGTTTGTATAAGAAAGATAGAAACATTACTATTCAAGCAACAACTCCAGCAAATTTAGTTTTTGGGTTGAATGCTTTTTTCAAAAAATACACGAGTTTAAATTTTAAAGAAAAAAATAAAAAAGGAAAAGAAAACAAAGGTAGAATAGAACTTAGCATTCCGAATAGATTTAGCAGTTGTTCTTCTCCAGACTTTGAATACAGGGAACCTTACTTCTCTCCTAATTTTAATCCTGATTTTAGAGCTTGGAACAAAACTAATTATTTAGAATTAGAATGGGGAATTTGGGGGCACAACATTTCTAAGATTGTTAAAGAATATAATTTACCACAATCAATTTATGCCAAAGTAGGTAAAAGAAGAGTTGAAAGTCAATATTGTTTTACAAGCGATAGCTTATTTAAATATATCAATGAAAAAGTGAAAATTATTTATGATAGTGATCATGCGCTTGACAAATACATGATTCTACCAAATGATAATAGCATTGTTTGTACATGCGCTTCTTGTAAAGCTGTCGGAAATACAACCAAAGATGCCGCTCCTGCTGTCTTTACCTTTTTAAATAAGCTAGCAAAAAATCATAAAAAGTCATCATTTTTCACAGCTTCGTATTTTACCGTTAAGAAAATTCCACAATTTAAGGCAGAAAAGAATGTGGGACTATTTTATAGTACCATAGATATTCAAAAAGGTATACCTATAGAAGATACTCAATATATAGAAAACTTTGAGGAAGCTATTAAACGATGGAAAAATTATTTAGAAAAAATATATATTTGGGATTATGCTGTTAATTTTGATAATTATTTTGATATTTACCCTTCTTTAAAAGTTACTCAGAAAAACTTAAAACTATATAAAAAGTTAGGTGTTAAAGGCGTTTTCTTGCATGGTAGTGAATATCAATATAGCACATTTCAAGATTTAAAATCAAACATATTTTCCAAACTTTTATGGAATACTGATATTAATGTAGATCAGGCAATCTATACGTATTTTCACGAAAAATTTCCAAATAAATTGGCGAGTGCCTTAACCGATTATTATTCATTTATAACCGATTCTTTTTTTATCAATAAAGAAGAATTAGCTATTTATAGTGGTATTAACAAAACCGTCAAAAAATATTTAAATCCAAAAGTCTTCTTTAGTTTTTACGATGAATTCGACTCGAATACTGAAAGAAATAAGTATGATATAGACTTTCGAAAGATTGCAACTGCTCTTACTTTTTTAAAATTAGAAGTGATGAGAGTTTATGGAATAGGCACATACGGCTTTGCGACTATCAATAATAATGAAGAAATAATTGTAAAAAACGAAGCTGGAATAATGCTAGATAAATTAAAAAGTTTTAGCAAATCTGTTAATATAAAAACATATAATGAATTAAAATATCCAATAGATGATTACATTAAAAGTTGGAAAGAGACTATTTATAAATATCATAAAAGAAAGCATTATTTCTATAAAAAACCCTTTGAAATTTTATCAAATTTAGATGAAGATTACACCAATATATCGGTTTTAAATAATGGCACTTTTGGTTTCAAAGATTACAACACCAATTGGCATATTTGCTCGATAGATAATTTAACTTTAAAAATTGAAAAAAAACATATTAAAGGATCAAAAAAAATTACGTTCTCTTTTTTACAAGATACAAAGCATGCTATTTATTACCCTAGTGTAATTGAAATATTAGACACAAATTATAATTTAATAAAAAAATTAAATCCATTGGTAGATAAAACAGATTTGGCTACAAAAGAAATGTCAATTAATCTGCCCTCAAAATTTGATGATGAACAATTACCAGATACTTTTATCGTTAAAATTAGTAGAAGTAATGTTGCTGGAAAAAATGCTTTAGCTTGTGATGAAATCATATTTAATTAA
- a CDS encoding DUF1573 domain-containing protein, giving the protein MKNIYFLLLISIISFSCDLRKPSIENVERTKMEIINPDRHYYPILRGSELTAVYEIYNRGNQPLIIYDVQASCGCIEIDFPSASIGKDEIGFITVDYDSSKNIGYVEFYITIVANTEKDIFSSVKFDVSVVTSAHYTKDYEEIYLERRKAKLAGSVDGDLTQQGYYIDDIQTVR; this is encoded by the coding sequence ATGAAAAATATATATTTTCTTTTATTAATATCCATAATTTCTTTTTCTTGTGATTTAAGAAAACCAAGTATAGAGAACGTGGAAAGAACTAAAATGGAAATTATAAATCCAGATCGTCATTACTACCCAATATTGCGTGGATCAGAATTAACAGCAGTATATGAAATTTACAACAGAGGTAACCAACCTTTAATTATTTATGATGTTCAAGCGTCTTGCGGCTGTATAGAAATAGATTTCCCTTCAGCCTCTATTGGTAAAGATGAAATTGGCTTTATTACCGTGGACTATGATAGTTCTAAAAATATCGGTTATGTAGAATTTTATATTACCATTGTTGCAAATACAGAAAAAGATATCTTTAGTTCTGTGAAATTCGATGTAAGTGTAGTTACATCTGCACATTACACAAAAGATTACGAAGAAATATATCTAGAAAGAAGAAAAGCCAAATTAGCTGGATCCGTAGATGGAGATCTTACGCAGCAAGGATATTATATAGATGACATTCAAACGGTCAGATAA
- a CDS encoding LysM peptidoglycan-binding domain-containing protein: MKEKYQNVLDLGQELEIKNGNVKEVDGILHVAGTAKNQYEKNLIWDKIKEIGGDNPTDIIADISVEDTTIFANHTVKSGDTLGKIAKNYYGNAMKYTAIFDANRNILKNPDVIHPGQELVIPNL, translated from the coding sequence ATGAAAGAAAAATATCAAAATGTTCTAGACTTAGGTCAAGAATTAGAAATTAAAAATGGCAATGTAAAAGAGGTAGATGGAATTTTACATGTTGCTGGAACCGCAAAAAATCAGTACGAAAAAAATTTAATTTGGGATAAAATAAAAGAAATTGGTGGTGATAATCCGACCGATATAATTGCAGATATTTCTGTTGAAGACACAACAATATTTGCAAATCACACGGTAAAAAGTGGAGATACGCTGGGTAAAATTGCTAAAAATTACTATGGTAATGCCATGAAATATACAGCTATTTTTGATGCGAATAGAAATATATTAAAAAACCCAGATGTAATTCATCCGGGTCAAGAATTGGTGATTCCAAATCTTTAA
- the rlmF gene encoding 23S rRNA (adenine(1618)-N(6))-methyltransferase RlmF — protein sequence MKEKGLHPKNKFNKGYDFDALIVENPLLKEFVLENKFGSISIDFSNPNAVKELNKALLFSYDKLNLWNFSDENLCPPIPGRLDYIHHLSDLLSEEKDIKILDIGTGATCIYPLLGVAEFNWNFIATDIDLDSLDSAQDIIDDNNLDANIKLRQQFDEQQILKGILEEDDFFSATMCNPPFYKSAEEARGANRRKSRNLGNNAVRNFSGNNNELWYKGGEKVFLHNYLYESSLFSNKSKWFTSLVSKKENIESLQNSSKKLGAEEFKVINMNQGNKVTRIVCWRF from the coding sequence ATGAAAGAAAAAGGTTTACATCCAAAAAATAAGTTTAACAAAGGTTATGATTTTGATGCTTTAATTGTTGAAAATCCGTTATTGAAAGAGTTTGTTTTAGAAAATAAATTTGGTTCTATAAGTATTGATTTTTCAAATCCAAATGCAGTAAAAGAACTCAATAAAGCATTATTGTTTTCTTATGATAAACTGAATCTTTGGAATTTCTCTGATGAAAACTTATGTCCGCCAATTCCCGGGCGATTAGACTATATTCATCATTTATCAGATTTGCTTTCAGAAGAAAAAGATATAAAAATTTTAGATATAGGGACTGGGGCAACTTGTATTTATCCTTTATTAGGTGTTGCAGAATTTAATTGGAATTTTATTGCCACCGATATTGATTTAGACTCTTTAGACTCTGCACAAGATATTATTGATGATAATAATTTAGATGCTAATATTAAGCTTCGGCAGCAATTTGATGAACAACAAATTTTAAAAGGAATTTTAGAAGAAGACGATTTTTTTTCTGCTACGATGTGTAATCCTCCTTTTTACAAATCTGCTGAAGAGGCGCGGGGTGCAAATAGAAGAAAATCAAGAAATTTAGGGAATAATGCGGTTAGAAATTTCTCTGGAAACAATAATGAATTGTGGTATAAAGGTGGAGAAAAGGTCTTTTTACATAATTATTTATATGAAAGTTCACTATTTTCTAATAAAAGTAAATGGTTCACAAGTTTGGTTTCTAAAAAGGAAAATATAGAAAGTTTACAAAATTCATCTAAGAAATTAGGTGCAGAAGAGTTTAAGGTAATTAATATGAATCAAGGAAACAAAGTTACGAGAATTGTTTGTTGGAGATTTTAA